The Symphalangus syndactylus isolate Jambi chromosome 1, NHGRI_mSymSyn1-v2.1_pri, whole genome shotgun sequence DNA segment CAGAACACAGCTCTGGTTATGCTAAGCAAAACCGGGACATTCTGAAAGGATGTTAGGGCTCCTAAATCAATGTGCAGTTAAAAGACCAGGCTTAGAGACAGATAGCAACCTAGGCAGGTGTGGAGGCTGAGCAGATCAAACCACACAGAATCAGTGTTTCTTTGCAACATCAGCCTGATCTTCAAACTTCACTGTAATCAATtagatgagaaaatatttttttgtcaACCTTGAGTCATGAACTCACTTAAGACAAGCAGAGACTAACATCTGACCCCTGCCTACtcctttatgggtttttttttttgttttttttttttttgagacagcgtctggctctgtcgtccaggctggagtgtggtgacaccatcttggctcactgcaagctccacctcccgggttcatgccattctcctgcctcagcctcctgagtagctgggactacaggcgcctgccaccacgcttgccCTGACTACTCCTTTCTAAACAGAGAATCTGGTCTCTCAGTGGAAACTAGAAGTGGAAGATCAAGAGGAGAGAATTTCCATGAGTTTTAACTCCACAGAATGGAAAATTTCCTCCAAAAAATTCAAAGAGAGTGTTAATGGCTGGAGAATTTAATAGCTGTGCAACCCTCAAAATGCAAGTATGTAGAGACTTTTcaaaataaggggaaaaaaatcatgcCCTGCCTGGAAAATCCCTATTGCACTGAGCCTGGAGGAATAAGAAAGCAACAAATGAGCCCAACCTGTTTGCTCAGGCTTCTCCAGGAGGGAATCGGATTGGTGAAAACTATTCACAAAGAACAAGATCCTCGGGCAAATATTGCTTGTCCTTTTCTCTCTTTAAGTGCATTCTCTGCCCAGTattataatcaggaaaaaaaattgcttagTTCTAAATGTTATATTTTGGGGCAAGTCCACTTATAAAGTACATTTCTCAAATAAAAGGAGAGGCAGAATAAGGGGaggagaaatgagagaagaagaatagaaaaacagaagCTGAATTtgaagggaatgaaaagaaagaaaatggaaagaaaaaaagaaaaataaagggcaGTATCACAAAAGGTAGAGAGCTGCTTTGAATATCCCTAGTTTAGTTTACCTGAAACAAAGTTCAGTAGAAATAGAATGAGGAAAACTGCTGAAAAGAGGGGAAGTTTTTGGTAAAAGATCATTACTGTAATAGTAATACTCACGTTGCTATTTTATTGTAAtccaatatatatgtaaatttcctttcttccacTGAAGGAAATTATGAGAAGAAACTGCACATTGGTGACTGAGTTCATTCTCCTGGGACTGACCAATCGCCAGGAATTACAGATTCTCCTCTTCACGCTGTTTCTGGCCATTTACATGGTCACGGTGGCAGGGAATCTTGGCATGATTGTCCTCATCCAGGCCAACGCCCGGCTCCACACGCCCATGTACATTTTCCTGAGCCACTTATCCTTCGTGGATCTGTGCTTCTCTTCCAGTGTGACTCCAAAGATGCTGGAGATTTTCCTTTCAGAGAAGAAAAGCATTTCCTATCCTGCCTGTCTTGTGCAATGCTACCTTTTTATCGCCTTGGTCCATGTTGAGATCTACATCCTGGCGGTGATGGCCTTTGACCGGTACATGGCCATCTGCAACCCTCTGCTTTATGGCAGCAAAATGTCCAAGACTGTGTGCTCCTTCCTCATCACGGTGCCTTATGTGTATGGAGCGCTCACTGGCCTGATGGAGACTATGTGGACCTACAACCTAGCCTTCTGTGGCCCCAATGAAATTAATCACTTCTACTGTGCGGACCCACCACTGATTAAGCTGGCTTGTTCTGACACTTACAACAAGGAGTTGTCAATGTTTGTTGTGGCTGGCtggaatctttctttttctctcttcatcaTATTTATTTCCTACCTTTACATTTTccctgctatttttatttttatttttttttttttttatttattttttttttttattatactttagggttttagggtacatgtgcacaatgtgcaggtttgttacatatgtattcatgtgccatgttgatttcctgcacccattaactagtcatttagcattagatgtatctcctaatgctgtccctcccccctccccccaccccacaacagtccccggagcgtgatgttccccttcctgtgtccatgagttctcattgttcacttcccacctatgagtgagaacatgcagtgtttggttttttgtccttgcgatagtttactgagaatgatgttttccagtttcatccatgtccctacaaaggacacaaactcatcattttttatggctgcatagtattccatggtgtatatgtgccacattttcttaatccagtctatcgttgttggacatttgggttggttccaactctttgctattgtgaatagtgccgcaataaacatacgtgtgcatgtgtctttatagcagcatgatttatagtcctttgggtatatacccagtaatgggatggctgggtcaaatggtatttctagttctagatccctgaggaatcgccacactgacttccacaatggttgaactagtttacagtcccaccaacagtgtaaaagtgttcctatttctcc contains these protein-coding regions:
- the LOC129489846 gene encoding olfactory receptor 5M8, which translates into the protein MRRNCTLVTEFILLGLTNRQELQILLFTLFLAIYMVTVAGNLGMIVLIQANARLHTPMYIFLSHLSFVDLCFSSSVTPKMLEIFLSEKKSISYPACLVQCYLFIALVHVEIYILAVMAFDRYMAICNPLLYGSKMSKTVCSFLITVPYVYGALTGLMETMWTYNLAFCGPNEINHFYCADPPLIKLACSDTYNKELSMFVVAGWNLSFSLFIIFISYLYIFPAILKIRSTEGRQKAFSTCGSHLTAVIVFYATLFFMYLRPPSKESVEQGKMVAVFYTTVIPMLNPIIYSLRNKNVKEALIKELSRKKYFS